One genomic window of Solea solea chromosome 12, fSolSol10.1, whole genome shotgun sequence includes the following:
- the cep41 gene encoding centrosomal protein of 41 kDa, with the protein MCVLFERMSFNRGIGSVKYMEKRIPKNPRYQYVKTKLDTGCSLTNYLDDIRRNYKYRKDEIFKRLGVSTFAQMILQVASVSELNEIEDDIDSHRPEDCLSLASDVDSACHSDRSSAEHTGEMCHSARSTLLSVISGMGELSREEKISEPKLPDSPKQTDGPYPDCPYLLLDVRDRDHYDRCHIISAHSFPVTMLSRTMDSYTKEVREYRNAAGRIVILYDDDERIASQAATSMCQRGFDNLFILSGGLKVLYKKFPEGMTTGPVPTSCLASPTSSRARKSSVPQQQQQIQAAEEKWRFTSDELSKIQEELEEMLIPSRLSSRMSTISTQSRASSAGSRLSSSTAGRVQSSRPWK; encoded by the exons ATGTGCGTTCTGTTTGAAAGAATGTCGTTCAACCGGGGCATCGGCAGTGTAAAG TACATGGAAAAAAGGATACCTAAAAACCCAAGGTATCAGTACGTGAAGACCAAGTTAGACACAG GATGCAGCCTTACAAACTATTTGGATGACATTAGAAGAA ATTACAAGTATCGTAAAGATGAAATATTCAAGCGGTTAGGAGTGTCAACGTTTGCACAAATG ATACTTCAGGTGGCATCTGTGTCCGAGCTGAATGAAATTGAGGACGACATTGACTCGCACAGGCCTGAAG ACTGTCTGTCGTTGGCGTCTGACGTAGACTCGGCTTGTCACTCCGATCGCTCGTCTGCAGAACACACCGGGGAGATGTGCCACTCTGCCAGGTCAACCCTGCTGAG TGTTATCAGTGGTATGGGAGAGCTGAGCCGAGAGGAGAAGATCTCAGAGCCGAAGCTGCCCGACTCACCCAAGCAGACTGACGGACCTTACCCTGACTGTCCCTACCTGCTGCTGGATGTCCGGGACCGCGACCACTACGACCGCTGTCACATCATCAGCG CGCACAGTTTTCCCGTTACCATGCTGTCTCGAACCATGGACTCGTACACCAAAGAAGTGCGGGAATAT AGAAACGCAGCAGGGAGGATCGTCATTTTGtacgatgatgatgagagaataGCCAGCCAGGCAGCCACCAGCATGTGTCAACGAGGGTTTGATAATCTGTTCATATTGTCTGGAG GTCTCAAAGTACTCTATAAGAAATTTCCCGAAGGAATGACAACGGGCCCCGTCCCGACCTCATGCCTGGCCTCACCCACGTCCTCGAGGGCGAGAAAGAGTTCCgtgcctcagcagcagcagcagatacaagcagcagaggagaagtgGAGGTTTACGTCAGACGAGCTGTCCAAGatccaggaggagctggaggagatgcTCATCCCAA GTCGCTTGTCCAGCCGCATGTCGACCATCAGCACCCAGTCCAGAGCGTCCAGCGCTGGAAGTCGACTGAGTTCCTCTACAGCTGGGAGGGTTCAGAGCAGTAGACCCTGGAAATAA
- the poc1b gene encoding POC1 centriolar protein homolog B: MASVMEDPTLERHFKGHKDAVTCADFSPNRKHLASGSADKSLMIWNLAPKARAYRFIGHQDVITGVHFSPSGNLVATSSKDRTVRLWKPSIKGDSTVFKAHTATVRSVAFSNDGQRLVTASDDKSVKVWSVRRQCFLYSLNQHTNWVRCARFSSDGRLITSCGDDRSVRLWDTSTKHCINCFTDYGGSATWVDFNSSGTCIASSGDDRSLKIWDLRTNKLIQHYQVHSAEINSFSFHPSDNYLISGSSDGTVKILDLLEGRLIYTLHGHKGAVMTVTFSRTGELFASGGADREVGV; this comes from the exons ATGGCGTCTGTTATG GAGGATCCTACACTGGAGAGACACTTCAAGGGCCACAAAGATGCTGTCACATGTGCAGACTTCAGTCCAAATCGCAAACATCTGG CCTCAGGTTCTGCAGATAAGAGTCTGATGATATGGAATCTGGCTCCTAAGGCAAGGGCATACCGCTTTATTGGCCACCAAGATGTCATCACTGGGGTCCATTTCTCTCCATCTGGTAACTTGGTGGCAACGTCATCCAAGGACAGAACGGTCCGACTGTGGAAACCTTCCAT aaAAGGAGATTCAACTGTTTTCAAAGCTCACACTGCCACTGTACGCAGTGTTGCTTTCTCCAATGACGGTCAGAGACTGGTGACGGCGTCTGATGACAAGTCGGTCAAAGTATGGAGCGTTCGTCGACAGTGCTTTCTCTATTCGCTGAATCAGCACACGAACTGGGTGCGCTGTGCCAG GTTCTCTTCAGATGGGCgcctcatcacttcctgtggggACGACCGTTCTGTCCGGCTCTGGGACACTTCCACCAAACACTGCATCAACTGTTTCACCGACTATGGCGG ATCAGCAACGTGGGTTGACTTCAACTCCAGCGGCACCTGCATTGCATCTTCAGGAGATGACCGTTCATTGAAAATTTGGGATTTACGGACCAACAAGCTGATTCAACATTATCAGG TCCACAGTGCAGAAATCAATAGCTTTTCCTTCCATCCATCGGACAACTACCTGATCAGTGGTTCCAGTGACGGCACTGTGAAGATCCTGGACCTGCTGGAAGGACGTCTCATCTACACCCTACATGGACACAAG GGTGCTGTGATGACGGTTACATTTTCCAGAACTGGAGAACTCTTTGCCTCGGGGGGAGCTGACCGTGAGGTTGGTGTTTGA